From a region of the Phaseolus vulgaris cultivar G19833 chromosome 6, P. vulgaris v2.0, whole genome shotgun sequence genome:
- the LOC137833293 gene encoding uncharacterized protein, which yields MARFVSGLRRDIQDVVELQEYSSLQTLVHLASKVESQIAMKNAFKNSSNDGYYHSSWKNKNKSFSKFPSKDSTFKPRDSNSSTSIPTPKSPTKSSSKKCFKCLGYGHIASNSPSKRNMYMHDGVVVSEHESENSRRSSPSRSPSEHESESPHEGDLLVIRQMLGQVLKPFDESQRENIFHARCLINDRLCSLIVDGESCANVASTRVVDKLGLSTISHAKPYKLQWLTEVGEIIVIKQVLIAFSIGKYKDEVLCDVVPIEATHILLGRPWQFDRKVFHDGFTSKISFNFHGHKLAKNSPTCLNNLVKEYEDVFQDPPKGLPPLRGIEHQIDFTRGVSLPNRPAYRTNPKEAKDIQEQVEGLIAKRWVQDSMSPCAMTIILVPKKDGTWRMCTDCRAINKITIKYKHPILRLNDLLDELFGSKIFSKIDLKSGYNQIRIKQGDEWKTAFKTKFGLYEWLVMPFGLTDALSTFM from the exons ATGGCTAGATTTGTTAGTGGTCTtagaagggacattcaagatgtggtagagcttcaagaatattcttctttacaAACTTTAGTTCACCTTGCTAGCAAAGTTGAATCTCAAATTGCAatgaaaaatgctttcaaaaattcttctaatgATGGCTattaccactcttcttggaaaaacaaaaataaatctttttcaaagtttccttctaaagattctaCTTTCAAACCAAGAGATTCTAATTCTTCTACTTCCATTCCCACGCCTAAATCACcaactaaatcgtctagtaagaaatgttttaaatgcttaggctatggacatattgcttctaattccccttctaaacgaaatatgtatatgcatgatggggttgTGGTTAGTGAGCATGAGTCCGAAAACTCTAGAcgttcctcaccttctagatccccaagtgagcatgagagtgaaagtccacATGAAGGTGACCTATTAGTGATAAGACAaatgcttggacaagttttgaaaccctttgatgaaagtcaaagagaaaatatttttcatgcaagatgtcttattaatgataggttATGCTCTTTAATTGTGGATGGGGaaagttgtgctaatgtggcaagcacaagagtggtagataagcttggattgtctaccatctctcatgccaagccctacaaattacaatggttaaCTGAGGTAGGTGAAATTATTGTTATCAAGCAAGTCCTTATTgcattttctattggtaaatataaagatgaggtcttgtgtgatgttgtaccAATTgaagccacacatattcttttaggtaggccatggcaatttgatagaaaagtttttcatgatggctttaccagcaaaatttcttttaacttccatggacacaag TTGGCTAAGAATAGTCCCACGTGTTTGAATAActtggtaaaggaatatgaagacgtgtttcaagatcctcctaaaggcttaccacctctaagagggattgaacatcAAATCGACTTCACGcgcggggtttctttaccaaatcgtccagcatataggaccaatcccaaagagGCTAAAGACATTCAAGAACAAGTTGAGGGTTTAATTGCTAAGaggtgggtacaagatagcatgagcccatgtgctatgactatcatacttgtccctaaaaaagatgggacatggaggatgtgtacggattgtcgcgctataaataaAATTACCATCAAGTATAAGCATCCCATCCTTAGGTTAAacgacttgttggatgaattgtttgggtctaaaatattttccaaaattgatcttaagagtggttacaatcaaattcgtaTTAAACaaggtgatgaatggaaaaccgcttttaagaccaaatttggcttatatgagtggttagtcatgccttttggcttgactgATGCTCTTAGTACCTTCATGtga